One window of the Benincasa hispida cultivar B227 chromosome 3, ASM972705v1, whole genome shotgun sequence genome contains the following:
- the LOC120073510 gene encoding cytochrome P450 71AU50-like: MDTSTTTIRWAISELIKHSHVMKKMQDELEKVVGLDRKVEKSDLDHLEYLDMVVKEILRLHPPAPLLVPHESLEDCIVDGFYIPKKSRIIVNRWTIGRDPNFWIDPEKFFPKSFIGSQVDVKGRDFQLYLSHPAPDYLLSLRKDVTIAVINLFVDTTA; encoded by the coding sequence ATGGACACTTCAACCACCACTATCAGATGGGCAATATCTGAGCTCATCAAGCATTCACATGTGATGAAGAAAATGCAAGATGAATTAGAAAAAGTGGTAGGTTTGGAtaggaaagtggaaaaatccgaCTTGGATCACTTAGAATATTTGGACATGGTCGTTAAGGAAATTCTCAGGCTACATCCACCAGCTCCATTATTAGTTCCACATGAGTCTCTTGAAGATTGCATTGTTGATGGCTTCTATATTCCTAAGAAATCACGTATAATAGTGAACAGATGGACAATTGGAAGAGACCCAAACTTTTGGATTGACCCAGAAAAGTTCTTTCCCAAAAGTTTTATTGGTAGTCAAGTGGATGTGAAAGGGAGAGATTTTCAATTGTATctatcacaccccgccccagactaccTTCTGAGCCTGAGAAAGGACGTGACTAtagcagttatcaacctttTTGTTGACactactgcctaa
- the LOC120072891 gene encoding pentatricopeptide repeat-containing protein At4g19191, mitochondrial translates to MSSLPPRLNRFSKLSTVIWWNSSIRDAVNQGNAYKALVLFRQMKLNGLQPNNFTFPFLAKASAKLSHLTNSQIIHTHVVKSPFHSDIFVQTAMVDMYVKCGKVEDAYNLFDKMPVRDIASWNAMIIGFSHIGSLDRVFSLFMGMRLVGIRPDAATVIGLTRAVLSAKSLRFLKAVHAIAIETGLDADTSVSNTWIAGYSKCGELQLAKMVFYGIQKNVRSSVSWNSLIACYANFGKYVDAVNTYKGLLSDGFTPDASTIISLLSCCQQPEALIYGSLIHAHGFQLGCDSDISLINALISMYSRCGDISSATILFDGMSIRTCVSWTAMISGYSEVGRIDDAMVLFNAMEETGEKPDIVTVLSLISGCGKTGALELGHWIDNYASVYGLKKDVVVCNALIDMYAKCGSLNDARKVFYSLPNRTVVSWTAMIAACALNGEFREALDLFYLMSESGIEPNNITFLAVLQACSHGGFLEKGKEYFMMMTERYGINPGLDHYSCMIDLLGRRGKLIEALEVIHDMPMKPDEGIWGALLSACKIHNNMQIGEYVSHHLFELQPLVAVSFVEMANIYASVGRWDEVAAMRKTMRSNKMRKSPGKSVVQVNGKSHVFFVEDRSHHDSLHIYAVLGNLAMQMKQKELVTCPEHC, encoded by the coding sequence ATGTCTTCGTTGCCTCCACGTCTAAACCGTTTTTCAAAGCTATCAACTGTCATTTGGTGGAACTCCAGCATAAGAGACGCTGTAAATCAAGGCAATGCGTACAAAGCCCTTGTTCTTTTCCGTCAAATGAAGCTAAATGGTCTACAACCAAACAATTTTACGTTTCCCTTCTTAGCAAAAGCTTCCGCCAAGCTTTCCCATCTCACTAACTCCCAAATCATCCATACCCATGTCGTCAAATCCCCATTTCACTCTGATATCTTTGTTCAGACGGCCATGGTTGATATGTATGTCAAGTGTGGTAAAGTTGAGGACGCATATAATTTGTTTGATAAAATGCCTGTTAGGGATATTGCATCATGGAACGCTATGATTATTGGTTTTTCTCATATTGGCTCCCTTGATAGAGTTTTTAGTCTGTTTATGGGTATGAGATTAGTGGGGATTCGGCCAGATGCGGCTACTGTCATTGGATTAACTCGAGCAGTTTTATCTGCCAAAAGTTTAAGATTTTTGAAAGCTGTTCATGCCATTGCGATTGAAACAGGATTAGATGCTGACACGTCAGTCTCTAACACTTGGATTGCTGGCTATTCCAAATGCGGCGAACTGCAGCTCGCAAAGATGGTGTTCTATGGGATTCAAAAGAATGTAAGATCTTCTGTCTCGTGGAATTCATTGATTGCATGCTATGCAAACTTTGGGAAATATGTAGATGCTGTAAATACTTACAAGGGATTGCTCAGTGATGGGTTTACGCCTGATGCAAGTACGATTATTAGCTTGCTTTCTTGTTGCCAGCAACCTGAAGCACTAATTTATGGTTCCCTTATTCATGCTCATGGTTTCCAATTAGGATGCGATTCagatatttctttaattaatgcCCTTATATCAATGTATTCAAGGTGTGGAGATATTAGCTCTGCTACAATTTTGTTTGATGGTATGTCTATTAGAACTTGTGTTTCATGGACGGCCATGATTAGTGGGTATAGTGAGGTGGGGCGAATTGATGATGCCATGGTATTATTTAATGCTATGGAAGAAACTGGAGAAAAGCCTGACATAGTTACAGTTCTTTCTCTGATATCAGGTTGCGGTAAAACAGGGGCACTTGAGCTTGGACATTGGATTGACAACTATGCATCTGTATATGGATTGAAAAAAGATGTAGTAGTTTGTAATGCATTGATAGACATGTATGCAAAATGTGGGAGTTTGAACGATGCTCGAAAGGTATTCTACAGTTTGCCTAATAGAACTGTTGTCTCTTGGACAGCCATGATTGCAGCTTGTGCTCTGAATGGGGAATTTAGAGAAGCTTTAGATCTCTTTTATCTGATGTCAGAGTCGGGAATAGAGCCAAACAATATCACGTTTCTAGCTGTTCTTCAAGCTTGCTCTCATGGAGGCTTCCTCGAGAAAGGAAAGGAATATTTTATGATGATGACTGAAAGATATGGTATAAATCCTGGTTTGGATCATTATTCTTGCATGATCGATCTTCTTGGACGGAGAGGGAAGCTAATTGAAGCGTTGGAGGTTATTCATGATATGCCTATGAAACCCGATGAGGGCATATGGGGTGCTTTGCTTAGTGCTTGTAAGATTCACAACAACATGCAAATCGGCGAGTATGTGTCTCATCATCTCTTTGAATTACAGCCGTTGGTTGCAGTTTCGTTTGTCGAGATGGCTAATATATATGCATCAGTTGGAAGATGGGATGAAGTTGCAGCTATGAGAAAAACGATGAGATCAAACAAAATGCGGAAATCTCCTGGGAAAAGCGTTGTTCAAGTGAATGGAAAGTCTCACGTGTTTTTTGTTGAGGACAGAAGCCATCATGACAGTTTGCATATTTATGCAGTGTTGGGGAATTTAGCAATGCAGATGAAACAAAAAGAACTGGTCACATGCCCAGAGCATTGTTAA
- the LOC120072955 gene encoding probable inactive receptor kinase At5g10020, with protein MNLVAYLYHPALSVSFIYLLIVLVSSASDSELNCLLEFKKGIQTDPHNSVKRKWDLALVSNSDGCPSSWTGVYCDENGNVSAIVLDRLGLGGELKFQTLIGLKSLKNLSLSGNDFTGRLVPTLGTLSSLQHLDLSSNRFYGPIPERINDLYNLNYLNFSVNDFNGGFPVGRLNLNQLKVLDLHSNRLYGNIGLLVSQLRNVEYVDLSHNEFYGGVSIGSDNVSSLANTLKSFNLSYNRLNGGFFDVDSLMLFRNLVVLDMGHNQIIGELPSFGSLPNLRILRLGNNLLSGLVPGELLNRSLQLEELDLSGNAFTGSILRIDSSTLKFLDLSSNALSGDISVLQSWEANFEVLDLSSNKFSGSFPNITSFFQGLKVLNVRNNFLEGPLPFTLGNYPSMSAVDFSLNGFSGTIPASFFTSVTMISLNLSGNRLTGPIPLQGSSVSELLVKPSDLPLEYLDLSNNSLTGGLPSEIDKLARLKLLNLAKNELSGPLPDQLNRLSNLEYLDLSNNKFTGEIPDMLPNLHVFNVSYNDLSGEVPENLRNFPVSSFRPGNDKLRLPKDIASDNSIPNNFPEQGRRRTSKANIQIAIILASVGAVVMIVFLLLAYHRAQLKEFHGRSIFSGQGTERNIKVERFRPSIFKFQPNNQPPPTSSSFSNDHLLTSTSRTLSGQAEFSSEISEHVLPGGAAASSSMIIPNLLDDPVTSGKNSSPGSPLSSSHQFVEGREQPVTLDVYSPDRLAGELFFLDNSLLFTAEELSRAPAEVLGRSSHGTLYKATLDSGHMLAVKWLRVGLVKHKKEFAKEVKRIGSMRHKSIVPLRAYYWGPREQERLLLADYIFGDSLALHLYETTPRRYSRLSFSQRLKIAVEVARCLLYLHDRGLPHGNLKPTNIILAGHDSDARLTDYGLHRLMTPAGIAEQILNLGALGYCAPELACAAKSGPTFKADIYSFGVILMELLTKKSAGDIISGQSGAVDLTDWVRLCDQEGRRMDCIDRDIIVGEEPSKAMDELLAVSLKCIRPVNERPNIRQVFDDLCAISV; from the exons ATGAATCTCGTTGCTTATTTATATCACCCAGCTCTCTCTGTTAGCTTCATTTATCTGCTTATCGTATTGGTTTCTTCAGCCTCTGATTCTGAACTAAACTGTCTGCTTGAATTCAAGAAGGGGATTCAGACCGATCCGCACAACTCGGTCAAAAGGAAGTGGGATTTGGCCTTGGTTTCGAATTCTGATGGTTGCCCTTCGTCCTGGACTGGCGTCTATTGTGATGAGAATGGCAATGTGTCTGCAATTGTGCTGGACCGGCTAGGCTTGGGCGGGGAGTTGAAGTTTCAGACTCTGATTGGGCTTAagagccttaagaatttgagtcTTTCTGGAAATGATTTTACTGGACGGCTTGTTCCGACTCTTGGGACATTGTCTAGTCTGCAGCATTTGGATCTGTCGTCGAATAGATTTTATGGGCCGATCCCGGAGCGGATCAATGATCTTTACAATCTGAACTATCTTAATTTCTCAGTAAATGACTTCAATGGTGGGTTTCCAGTTGGTAGATTGAATCTTAATCAGCTCAAGGTGTTGGATTTGCACTCTAATCGACTTTATGGGAACATTGGTCTGTTGGTTTCCCAGCTGCGGAATGTGGAATATGTAGATTTAAGCCACAATGAGTTCTACGGCGGAGTTTCTATTGGCTCTGATAACGTTTCTAGTCTGGCTAATACATTGAAAAGTTTCAACTTAAGTTACAATAGATTGAATGGTGGATTCTTTGACGTTGACTCTCTCATGTTATTTCGAAACTTGGTAGTTTTGGATATGGGTCATAACCAGATTATAGGGGAATTGCCTTCATTTGGGTCCTTGCCTAATTTGCGTATTTTGAGGCTTGGTAACAATCTTTTATCTGGCTTGGTGCCTGGGGAACTGTTAAACAGGTCTTTGCAATTGGAGGAATTGGATCTTAGTGGTAATGCTTTTACAG GTTCAATTCTTCGCATTGACTCTTCTACTTTGAAATTTTTGGACCTCTCATCAAATGCTTTATCTGGAGACATATCAGTTTTGCAATCTTGGGAAGCCAATTTTGAAGTTCTTGACTTAAGTTCAAATAAATTCTCAGGAAGCTTTCCAAACATAACTTCCTTCTTTCAGGGATTAAAGGTGCTTAATGTCAGAAATAATTTCTTAGAAGGCCCCTTgccatttacattgggaaactATCCTAGCATGTCTGCAGTTGACTTCAGTTTGAATGGTTTTAGCGGTACTATCCCTGCTAGTTTCTTTACATCTGTTACCATGATCAGCCTCAATCTGTCTGGAAACCGGTTAACTGGTCCCATTCCCCTTCAAGGCTCAAGCGTTAGTGAGTTGTTAGTTAAACCATCAGATCTGCCATTGGAATATCTCGATCTATCCAATAACTCCTTGACTGGTGGGTTGCCATCTGAAATAGATAAATTGGCGAGGCTCAAATTGCTAAATCTTGCAAAGAATGAATTATCAGGACCACTTCCAGATCAATTGAACAGATTGAGTAACTTGGAGTACCTAGATTTATCGAACAACAAATTTACTGGTGAAATTCCTGATATGCTTCCCAACCTACATGTTTTTAATGTGTCCTACAATGATCTCTCAGGCGAGGTTCCAGAGAATTTAAGGAACTTCCCCGTCTCATCATTTCGTCCCGGAAATGATAAGCTTAGATTACCAAAAGATATAGCTTCAGATAACTCAATTCCAAATAATTTCCCTGAGCAGGGAAGACGTCGTACTTCAAAAGCTAATATCCAAATAGCTATTATTCTTGCCTCAGTTGGAGCAGTTGTGatgattgtttttcttttactggCTTATCATAGAGCACAACTTAAAGAGTTCCATGGAAGAAGTATATTTAGTGGCCAAGGTACTGAAAGGAACATTAAGGTAGAACGTTTCAGGccttccattttcaaattccaACCAAACAATCAGCCTCCACCAACCTCTTCAAGTTTTTCAAATGACCATTTACTAACCTCCACTTCAAGGACATTATCTGGGCAGGCAGAATTCTCTTCTGAGATTTCTGAACATGTTTTACCTGGAGGTGCTGCAGCAAGTTCATCGATGATTATTCCTAATTTGCTAGACGATCCTGTTACTTCTGGGAAAAATTCCTCCCCAGGTTCTCCATTATCTTCCTCACACCAGTTTGTTGAAGGGCGTGAACAACCTGTGACACTAGATGTGTATTCACCAGATCGGTTAGCTGGAGAATTGTTTTTTCTGGACAATTCACTGCTATTCACTGCTGAGGAATTATCCAGAGCTCCAGCTGAAGTTCTTGGTAGAAGCAGCCATGGAACACTATATAAAGCTACTCTGGATAGTGGACATATGCTGGCTGTTAAGTGGTTACGTGTGGGACTGGTCAaacataagaaggaatttgcCAAAGAAGTTAAAAGAATTGGATCAATGAGGCATAAGAGCATTGTTCCGTTACGAGCATATTATTGGGGTCCAAGAGAACAAGAGCGACTTCTTTTAGCTGACTATATTTTTGGAGATAGCTTAGCTCTACATCTTTACG AAACTACACCTCGAAGGTATTCTCGGTTATCGTTCAGTCAGAGACTAAAAATTGCAGTAGAAGTTGCTCGCTGTCTGTTATACCTTCACGATAGGGGCCTCCCCCATGGAAACTTAAAGCCAACGAATATTATCTTGGCAGGCCATGATTCCGATGCCCGGCTCACTGACTACGGACTTCACCGCTTGATGACACCAGCAGGCATTGCAGAGCAGATATTGAATCTAGGAGCACTTGGCTATTGTGCTCCAGAACTGGCTTGTGCAGCGAAATCTGGTCCAACATTCAAGGCTGACATTTATTCATTTGGGGTGATTTTAATGGAGCTTTTAACCAAAAAAAGTGCAGGCGACATAATATCGGGCCAGTCTGGGGCTGTTGATCTCACAGATTGGGTGCGTCTATGCGATCAAGAAGGACGAAGAATGGACTGTATAGACCGAGATATCATCGTGGGAGAAGAGCCTTCGAAAGCTATGGACGAACTGTTAGCTGTATCGCTCAAGTGCATTCGTCCTGTAAATGAGAGGCCTAACATCAGACAAGTCTTCGATGATTTATGTGCTATATCTGTTTGA
- the LOC120073162 gene encoding uncharacterized protein LOC120073162, whose amino-acid sequence MKKLQIMGFRTRQAPTRQDLESFFRQKYYTAKLDPQGNGLAFLVPLSHPSINKLRGADVLGKLSLIWFYLQDSPSCHFSLGVWLLIHAHVASHSLTPHRQPTGKMVWISQANGKGGAPFFPSKSQSCHLPLARGLVDGYVVCMFK is encoded by the exons ATGAAGAAGCTTCAAATCATGGGATTCAGAACTAGACAGGCACCGACAAGACAAGATCTTGAAAGCTTCTTCAGACAAAAATATTATACTG CGAAGCTCGACCCTCAAGGGAATGGGTTGGCTTTCTTGGTGCCTCTGTCGCATCCATCCATAAACAAATTGAGGGGAGCTGATGTGCTTGGAAAGTTGTCATTAATTTGGTTTTATCTTCAAGATTCTCCGAGCTGTCACTTTTCTCTTGGTGTCTGGTTGCTGATCCATGCTCACGTTGCTAGCCACTCACTCACCCCCCACCGCCAGCCTACAG GTAAGATGGTCTGGATAAGCCAAGCCAATGGTAAAGGGGGGGCACCATTTTTCCCCTCAAAAAGCCAGAGTTGCCACTTGCCACTTGCCAGGGGTCTGGTGGATGGCTATGTTGTGTGTATGTTCAAGTGA